A genomic window from Pseudomonadales bacterium includes:
- a CDS encoding DUF1631 family protein, whose amino-acid sequence MGQQFDPRNVFTAMHHKVTGELLHLMDGLYSNIEDGLFELAYQHEEDERQQRSCFDLMREMRFRRSNLIQAFAKRMQRGLDYWYGEKYEFDTEYDVEMDAMARSMAEKCTSHFGLLLQAITERTADATDRNERNVSIPISPYQISYNFLASCRSLDFDNNAIALVQSLFARFVLDRLGGVYGECNQRLEKAGFHTREQLKLAASARARARA is encoded by the coding sequence ATGGGACAGCAGTTCGATCCCCGCAACGTCTTCACGGCTATGCATCACAAGGTGACAGGGGAGTTGCTGCATCTGATGGATGGCCTCTATTCAAACATCGAAGATGGCCTGTTTGAGCTCGCCTACCAGCACGAGGAAGACGAACGCCAGCAGCGCAGCTGTTTCGATCTGATGCGGGAAATGCGGTTCCGTCGCTCAAACCTGATCCAGGCGTTTGCCAAGCGCATGCAGCGCGGTCTGGACTACTGGTACGGTGAGAAATACGAATTCGATACCGAATACGATGTGGAAATGGATGCCATGGCCCGGTCCATGGCGGAGAAGTGCACGTCCCACTTCGGGCTGCTGCTGCAGGCGATCACCGAGCGCACCGCAGATGCCACGGATCGTAACGAGCGCAATGTCAGCATCCCGATCAGCCCCTATCAGATCTCCTATAACTTCCTGGCTTCGTGTCGCTCCCTGGACTTCGACAACAACGCCATAGCGCTGGTGCAGAGCCTGTTTGCCCGATTCGTGCTCGATCGCCTGGGCGGGGTTTACGGGGAATGCAATCAGCGCCTGGAGAAGGCCGGCTTCCACACCCGGGAGCAGCTGAAACTGGCTGCCAGCGCCAGAGCCCGCGCCCGAGCCTGA